From the genome of Cedecea lapagei, one region includes:
- the sdiA gene encoding transcriptional regulator SdiA — protein MLERDFFSWRRDAFELFLSITQASELQTLVQQQTQCLEFDYFSLCVRHPVPFTRPKLSLQSSYPQKWLEWYVTENYFAIDPVLKQSNFMRGEIIWSDSLFAEARELWDAARDHGIAAGRTHCVMSPNRTAGFLSVSRSSVRPDILPEDELALRLGYIAELSMATLTRLDDPSVEMMGMKLSKREREILQWTGEGKTSAEIAIILSISENTVNFHQKNMQKKFNAPNKTQIACYAAAMGII, from the coding sequence ATGCTGGAACGTGACTTTTTTAGCTGGCGACGGGATGCGTTCGAACTTTTCCTGTCAATTACCCAGGCCAGCGAATTACAAACTTTAGTTCAACAACAAACTCAATGCCTGGAGTTTGATTATTTTTCGTTGTGTGTCAGGCATCCGGTGCCTTTTACGCGGCCTAAATTATCCTTGCAGAGTTCATATCCACAAAAATGGCTGGAGTGGTACGTTACCGAAAATTACTTTGCTATTGATCCGGTATTGAAACAGTCTAATTTCATGCGTGGAGAAATAATCTGGAGTGACTCGTTGTTTGCCGAAGCCCGCGAGCTCTGGGACGCTGCGCGTGACCATGGCATTGCAGCAGGAAGAACACATTGCGTGATGTCACCTAACCGCACGGCAGGCTTCCTCTCCGTGTCGCGCTCAAGCGTGCGCCCTGACATACTGCCTGAAGATGAGCTGGCACTCAGGCTGGGCTACATTGCGGAACTGAGCATGGCGACCTTAACGAGGCTCGACGATCCGTCAGTAGAAATGATGGGAATGAAGCTCAGCAAGCGCGAGCGCGAGATTTTGCAGTGGACGGGCGAGGGGAAAACTTCGGCGGAGATCGCGATTATTCTCTCCATTTCCGAGAATACGGTGAACTTCCATCAGAAGAATATGCAGAAGAAATTCAACGCGCCAAATAAGACGCAGATAGCGTGTTACGCGGCAGCAATGGGAATTATTTGA
- the tcyJ gene encoding cystine ABC transporter substrate-binding protein, whose translation MKLKMMGRQALMGVLAVALVAGASVKTFAAENLLNKVKERGTLLVGLEGTYPPFSFQGDDGKLTGFEVEFAEQLAQHLGVKAALKPTKWDGMLASLDSKRIDVVINQVTISEERKKKYDFSTPYTLSGIQALVKKGNEGGIKTAADLKGKKVGVGLGSNYEQWLRENVPGVDIRTYDDDPTKYQDLRVGRIDAILVDRLAALDLVKKTNNTLAVAGDAFSRQEAGVAVRKGNDDLLKAIDAAIAEMQKDGSLAKLSEKWFGADVTK comes from the coding sequence ATGAAGCTAAAAATGATGGGGCGTCAGGCGCTGATGGGCGTGCTGGCCGTAGCGTTGGTGGCCGGTGCAAGCGTAAAAACCTTTGCGGCTGAAAATCTTCTCAATAAAGTTAAAGAGCGCGGCACGCTGCTGGTGGGGCTGGAAGGCACTTATCCGCCGTTTAGCTTCCAGGGCGATGACGGCAAGCTGACCGGCTTTGAAGTTGAGTTTGCCGAGCAGCTGGCGCAGCATCTCGGCGTCAAAGCGGCGCTCAAGCCGACCAAGTGGGACGGCATGCTGGCGTCCTTAGATTCTAAACGTATTGACGTGGTGATAAACCAGGTCACCATTTCCGAAGAACGTAAGAAAAAATACGACTTCTCTACCCCGTATACTCTCTCCGGTATTCAGGCGCTGGTGAAAAAAGGCAATGAAGGCGGCATTAAAACCGCAGCCGACCTGAAGGGTAAAAAAGTCGGCGTGGGCCTTGGAAGTAACTATGAGCAGTGGCTGCGTGAAAACGTGCCTGGCGTAGATATTCGTACCTACGACGATGACCCAACCAAATATCAGGATCTGCGCGTCGGCCGCATTGACGCGATTCTGGTCGACCGCCTGGCCGCGCTGGATCTGGTGAAGAAAACCAACAATACGCTGGCGGTAGCGGGGGATGCGTTCTCTCGTCAGGAAGCTGGCGTTGCCGTGCGTAAAGGTAATGACGATCTGCTGAAAGCCATCGACGCGGCCATCGCCGAGATGCAGAAAGACGGTTCTCTGGCTAAGCTGTCCGAAAAATGGTTCGGTGCGGACGTTACTAAGTAA
- the uvrY gene encoding UvrY/SirA/GacA family response regulator transcription factor: protein MINVLLVDDHELVRAGIRRILEEIKGIKVSGEVNCGEDAIKWCRSNPVDVVLMDMNMPGIGGLEATRKIARYSSDIKVIMLTIHTENPLPAKVMQAGAAGYLSKGAAPQDVVNAIRSVHAGQRYIASDIAQQMALSQIAPEAESPFASLSERELQIMLMITKGQKVNEISEQLNLSPKTVNSYRYRMFSKLNISGDVELTHLAIRHGLFNAETLISSE from the coding sequence TTGATCAACGTTCTTCTTGTTGATGACCACGAACTGGTGCGCGCAGGGATACGACGCATTCTGGAAGAGATTAAAGGTATTAAAGTCTCTGGCGAAGTGAACTGCGGCGAGGATGCCATTAAATGGTGTCGCAGCAACCCGGTGGATGTCGTATTAATGGATATGAATATGCCCGGCATCGGCGGCCTGGAAGCCACCCGTAAGATTGCCCGCTACTCTTCAGACATCAAAGTTATCATGTTGACTATCCATACCGAGAATCCGCTGCCTGCGAAAGTGATGCAGGCTGGTGCGGCAGGCTATTTGAGCAAAGGTGCGGCGCCTCAGGACGTGGTAAATGCTATTCGCTCCGTCCACGCAGGCCAGCGCTATATTGCCTCTGATATTGCCCAGCAGATGGCCTTAAGCCAGATTGCGCCAGAAGCAGAATCCCCGTTTGCCAGTTTGTCTGAGCGTGAATTACAGATTATGCTGATGATCACCAAAGGCCAGAAGGTCAATGAGATCTCTGAGCAGCTTAATCTCAGCCCTAAAACGGTGAACAGCTACCGCTACAGGATGTTCAGTAAACTGAATATCAGCGGCGACGTTGAGCTGACGCACCTGGCGATTCGCCACGGGTTATTCAACGCGGAGACGTTAATCAGTAGTGAGTGA
- the tcyL gene encoding cystine ABC transporter permease, producing MQESLQLVLDSAPYLLKGAVFTLQLSIGGMFFGLILGFMLALMRLSAFLPFALLSRFYVSVFRGTPLIAQLFMIYYGLPQFGIELDPIPSAMIGLSLNTAAYASETLRAAISSIDKGQWEAAASIGMTRWQTLRRAILPQSARVALPPLGNSFISLVKDTSLAATIQVPELFRQAQLITSRTLEVFTMYLAASLVYWVMATVLSTLQNYFENQLNRQDREPK from the coding sequence ATGCAAGAAAGTTTGCAACTGGTGCTGGATTCAGCACCCTATCTGCTTAAAGGGGCGGTCTTTACGCTGCAGCTGAGTATCGGCGGGATGTTCTTCGGGCTGATCCTCGGTTTTATGCTGGCGTTGATGCGCCTGTCCGCGTTTTTACCGTTTGCTTTGCTGTCGCGTTTTTATGTCTCTGTCTTTCGCGGCACTCCGCTTATCGCCCAGCTCTTTATGATTTATTACGGGCTGCCGCAGTTTGGTATTGAGCTGGATCCGATTCCCTCTGCGATGATTGGCCTGTCGCTCAACACGGCGGCGTATGCTTCCGAAACGCTGCGGGCGGCTATTTCCTCGATTGATAAAGGACAGTGGGAAGCGGCGGCCAGTATCGGCATGACGCGCTGGCAAACGTTGCGTCGTGCGATTCTGCCTCAGTCGGCTCGTGTGGCGCTGCCTCCGCTCGGAAATAGCTTTATCAGCCTGGTGAAGGATACCTCGCTGGCGGCCACAATTCAGGTACCTGAGCTGTTCCGTCAGGCGCAGCTGATCACCTCCCGCACGCTGGAGGTCTTTACCATGTATCTCGCTGCCTCCCTGGTCTACTGGGTGATGGCGACGGTGCTCTCCACGCTGCAAAACTATTTCGAAAACCAGCTTAATCGCCAGGACAGGGAGCCGAAATGA
- the dcyD gene encoding D-cysteine desulfhydrase, with amino-acid sequence MSLHHLTRFPRLEFIGAPTPLEYLPRFSDYLGREIYIKRDDVTPMAMGGNKLRKLEFLAADALREGADTLVTAGAIQSNHVRQTAAVAAKLGLHCVALLENPIGTQAENYLTNGNRLLLDLFNVEVEMCEALNAPDKQLEAIATRLEAQGFRPYVIPVGGSNALGALGYVESALEIAQQCEDAVNLSSVVVASGSAGTHAGLAVGLEQLMPDVELIGVTVSRTVAQQKPKVVALQQAVAHSLEVSANSDIILWDDYFAPGYGTPNEEGMEAVKLLARLEGILLDPVYTGKAMAGLIDGVAQKRFKDQGPIAFIHTGGAPALFAYHPHL; translated from the coding sequence ATGTCACTGCATCACCTAACGCGTTTTCCTCGTCTGGAATTTATTGGCGCGCCCACGCCGCTGGAGTATTTACCGCGCTTTTCGGACTATCTTGGCCGTGAAATCTATATTAAACGTGATGACGTGACGCCAATGGCGATGGGCGGCAATAAGCTGCGAAAACTTGAGTTCCTTGCCGCAGATGCGCTGCGCGAAGGGGCTGACACGCTGGTGACCGCCGGCGCCATTCAATCTAACCACGTTCGCCAGACGGCAGCGGTGGCCGCGAAACTCGGACTGCACTGCGTGGCGCTGCTTGAGAACCCTATTGGAACCCAGGCCGAAAACTACCTGACCAACGGCAACCGCCTGCTGCTCGATCTGTTTAATGTCGAAGTCGAAATGTGCGAGGCGCTGAACGCTCCGGATAAGCAGCTTGAAGCGATCGCCACGCGTCTGGAAGCGCAGGGGTTCCGGCCTTATGTTATTCCGGTTGGCGGATCCAATGCGCTTGGGGCTCTCGGCTATGTCGAAAGCGCGCTGGAAATTGCCCAGCAGTGCGAAGATGCGGTAAACCTGTCATCCGTGGTGGTTGCCTCCGGCAGCGCGGGGACGCATGCAGGCCTGGCGGTCGGCCTTGAACAGTTGATGCCGGACGTGGAGCTGATTGGTGTGACCGTTTCAAGAACCGTTGCGCAGCAAAAGCCAAAAGTCGTCGCGCTGCAGCAGGCCGTTGCGCACTCTCTCGAGGTGAGCGCCAACAGCGATATCATCCTCTGGGATGACTACTTTGCGCCCGGCTACGGCACGCCAAATGAAGAGGGGATGGAAGCGGTAAAACTGCTGGCCAGACTTGAAGGCATTTTGCTGGATCCGGTCTATACCGGTAAGGCGATGGCCGGGTTAATCGACGGCGTGGCACAAAAGAGATTTAAGGATCAGGGGCCCATCGCCTTTATTCACACCGGCGGAGCGCCTGCGCTGTTTGCCTACCATCCCCATCTGTAA
- the tcyN gene encoding L-cystine ABC transporter ATP-binding protein TcyN, which yields MSAIDVKKLVKKFHGQTVLHGIDLDVKPGEVVAIIGPSGSGKTTLLRSINLLEEPESGTIQVGDITIDAGQSLAKQKEKIRALRQQVGFVFQNFNLFPHRTVLENIIEGPVIVKGEPKSEAIARARELLVKVGLGGKETSYPRRLSGGQQQRVAIARALAMRPEVILFDEPTSALDPELVGEVLSTIRQLAEEKRTMVIVTHEMSFARDVADRAIFMDQGKIVEQAPAKELFANPQQPRTRQFLDKFLSR from the coding sequence ATGAGCGCCATCGATGTAAAAAAACTGGTGAAAAAATTTCACGGCCAGACGGTGCTGCACGGCATCGATCTCGACGTTAAGCCCGGCGAGGTGGTTGCGATCATCGGCCCCAGCGGTTCAGGCAAAACCACGCTGTTGCGCAGCATCAACCTGCTTGAAGAGCCGGAAAGCGGCACTATTCAGGTGGGAGATATCACCATTGATGCCGGGCAGTCGCTGGCAAAGCAGAAAGAAAAAATTCGCGCCCTGCGCCAGCAGGTGGGATTTGTGTTCCAGAACTTCAATCTGTTCCCACACCGCACGGTGCTGGAGAATATTATTGAAGGCCCGGTCATCGTTAAGGGCGAGCCGAAGTCGGAAGCTATTGCCCGGGCGCGAGAGCTGCTGGTGAAGGTTGGGCTAGGCGGGAAAGAGACCAGCTATCCTCGTCGCCTCTCGGGTGGGCAGCAGCAGCGGGTCGCGATAGCCCGCGCTCTGGCTATGCGCCCTGAAGTTATTCTCTTTGATGAACCTACCTCGGCGCTGGATCCCGAGCTGGTAGGGGAGGTGCTGAGCACTATCCGCCAGCTGGCGGAGGAGAAGCGGACAATGGTTATCGTGACCCATGAAATGAGCTTCGCCCGCGACGTTGCTGACCGGGCGATCTTTATGGATCAGGGCAAAATCGTGGAGCAGGCTCCGGCGAAAGAGCTCTTTGCTAACCCGCAGCAGCCGCGTACTCGTCAGTTCCTGGATAAGTTTCTCTCCCGCTAA
- a CDS encoding DUF2594 family protein gives MSTTEFSTAENTSELAQEVTCLKTLLTLMLQAMGQADAGRVILKMEKQIAQLEDRSQAEVFSNTVKQIKQAYRQ, from the coding sequence ATGAGCACTACGGAGTTTTCCACCGCCGAGAACACCAGCGAACTGGCACAAGAAGTCACCTGCCTGAAAACGCTGTTAACCCTGATGCTTCAGGCTATGGGCCAGGCTGATGCAGGCCGTGTTATCCTGAAAATGGAAAAGCAAATCGCTCAACTTGAAGATCGGTCTCAGGCTGAAGTATTCAGTAATACCGTTAAGCAAATTAAACAGGCTTACCGTCAATAA